The Picosynechococcus sp. PCC 7002 genome contains a region encoding:
- a CDS encoding metal-dependent hydrolase: protein MMSVTHAIIGVCGTTLLLQTADPVVLGLAIIGSQIPDLDSSHSLVGQVFFPVSHWLEDRYPHRTVTHCLLFNAVLSAIAGALWYFLGIPTPWAIALPLGHFLAIFSDTFTKQGVQLFYPLQAWCVCGMNPKRRMKTGGKAEYWVLGIAVLILFLNLNLLNNGGFRDVASRTLNLRDHSIKAYNANAAQYATWLHVEGVWATDRRPVNQTFFIVAEDNGYLVTDGQGVYKVAENGDIIPTLVRLDIRNKQTTETFIQGFNDEPLGEGLGAIAQRYSNSLILVSGSVTIDFPDELPSSLPPEVQVYGTRVNLTYADLNQAISILQDQWAIGQLDFKVFSPAPTFLS from the coding sequence ATGATGAGTGTTACCCATGCCATTATTGGCGTTTGTGGCACCACCTTACTGTTGCAAACCGCTGACCCAGTGGTGCTAGGCTTGGCGATTATTGGCTCACAAATTCCTGACCTCGACAGCTCCCATAGCCTGGTGGGTCAGGTTTTTTTTCCTGTCTCCCACTGGCTCGAAGACCGTTACCCCCACCGTACCGTCACCCACTGCCTCTTGTTTAATGCCGTCCTCAGTGCGATCGCCGGAGCACTTTGGTATTTCCTCGGTATCCCCACCCCCTGGGCGATCGCCTTGCCTTTGGGTCACTTTCTCGCCATCTTCTCCGACACCTTTACCAAGCAGGGTGTCCAACTGTTCTATCCCTTGCAAGCCTGGTGCGTCTGCGGCATGAACCCCAAGCGGCGCATGAAGACCGGAGGCAAAGCTGAGTATTGGGTCTTAGGAATCGCTGTTTTGATTCTTTTCCTGAACCTGAATCTATTGAATAATGGTGGATTCCGCGATGTTGCCAGCCGCACCTTAAATCTGCGGGATCACAGCATCAAAGCCTACAATGCCAACGCTGCCCAGTATGCGACTTGGCTTCATGTGGAAGGGGTTTGGGCCACTGACCGTAGACCAGTCAATCAAACATTTTTCATCGTGGCCGAGGACAATGGCTATCTCGTCACCGATGGCCAGGGCGTTTATAAGGTAGCTGAGAATGGCGATATTATTCCCACCCTCGTTCGCCTTGATATTCGTAATAAACAGACCACTGAAACCTTTATCCAGGGTTTTAATGATGAGCCGCTAGGGGAAGGGTTAGGGGCGATCGCCCAGCGTTATTCCAACAGTCTTATCCTGGTTTCTGGTAGCGTCACCATTGATTTTCCTGACGAACTGCCCAGTTCTTTACCCCCAGAGGTTCAGGTCTACGGCACCAGGGTTAACCTCACCTATGCTGACTTGAATCAGGCGATTTCAATTCTCCAAGACCAATGGGCGATCGGCCAGCTTGATTTTAAGGTGTTTAGCCCTGCTCCCACTTTTCTGTCCTGA
- a CDS encoding tetratricopeptide repeat protein gives MKRKAKNKKKQKNSKNALSYIKSIEKQKKSFTIADHIEKHICDIGIASLGKDGKIRASRALLEGYIPGWHYDSTEQIAYRIEDGSTLRFELVFDKLVFQKEVPEKYLTIQNLQRQTKLYLEEKNMPMFEQAWAKLKKIQPSNREADICSDQGCYQYSLENFNAAMEKFNVANFLNPYHALAYHNRGVFYSKIEKNYEKALENFNISIDINPGDSDTYIERGMTFFNYGKISHAIHDFEKAIILNPSSNNAYLNLGAALSMTGDYQNAIQNLNKAIELKSNDADAYFNRAYAYLHLKYYQQALNDYNKSANLYKQQDKISDFQDSLNRISEIKKIQKFE, from the coding sequence ATGAAACGTAAAGCAAAGAATAAGAAAAAACAAAAAAACTCCAAGAATGCTTTAAGCTACATTAAAAGCATTGAAAAGCAAAAAAAATCATTTACTATTGCAGATCATATTGAGAAACATATATGTGATATTGGCATTGCATCCTTAGGAAAAGATGGCAAAATTAGAGCAAGTAGAGCATTACTAGAAGGTTATATACCGGGGTGGCACTATGACTCCACAGAACAGATTGCTTATAGAATAGAGGATGGATCAACCCTAAGGTTTGAATTAGTTTTTGATAAGCTAGTTTTTCAAAAAGAAGTTCCTGAAAAATACCTTACCATTCAAAATTTACAGCGCCAAACTAAGCTTTATTTAGAAGAAAAAAATATGCCTATGTTTGAACAAGCATGGGCAAAACTCAAGAAAATTCAGCCCAGTAATCGAGAAGCTGATATTTGTTCTGATCAAGGTTGCTACCAGTATAGTCTAGAAAATTTTAATGCAGCAATGGAAAAATTTAATGTTGCAAATTTTCTCAATCCTTATCATGCGCTTGCCTACCATAATCGAGGCGTTTTTTATTCTAAAATAGAAAAAAACTATGAAAAAGCTCTTGAAAACTTCAACATCTCTATCGATATAAATCCCGGAGATTCTGATACATATATTGAGAGAGGAATGACATTTTTCAATTATGGAAAAATAAGCCATGCAATCCATGATTTTGAGAAGGCAATAATACTCAATCCTAGTTCAAACAATGCATATCTTAATCTGGGAGCTGCCCTTTCTATGACAGGAGATTATCAGAATGCCATTCAAAATTTAAATAAGGCGATTGAATTAAAAAGTAACGATGCAGATGCTTATTTTAACCGTGCTTATGCCTATCTTCATCTTAAATATTATCAACAAGCTTTAAATGACTATAATAAATCTGCTAATCTCTATAAGCAACAAGACAAAATTTCTGATTTTCAAGATTCATTAAATCGTATTAGTGAGATTAAAAAAATACAAAAATTTGAATGA
- a CDS encoding alpha-ketoglutarate-dependent dioxygenase AlkB translates to MNSNLNNQQLELFASVTINKPQIPGLQYIEEFIDKQTEQELLNLIDRQRWLMDLKRRVQHYGYKYDYRTKKIDYSMYLGILPDWLFPIIEQMVSLNLISEIPDQAIINEYLPGQGITSHIDCKPCFTDTIVSLSLNSPCVMNFDCTVNGERQSKLLKPRSLVILQGESRYLWKHGIPPRKSDQWENQKIMRDRRISITFRKVIV, encoded by the coding sequence ATGAATTCTAACCTTAATAATCAGCAATTAGAGTTGTTTGCATCGGTCACAATCAACAAGCCTCAAATACCAGGATTACAATATATCGAAGAATTTATTGATAAACAGACAGAACAAGAACTTTTAAACCTAATCGACCGGCAGAGATGGTTGATGGATTTAAAGCGTCGCGTCCAGCACTATGGGTATAAATATGATTATAGAACTAAGAAAATTGACTATTCGATGTACCTGGGCATTCTACCTGATTGGTTATTTCCCATCATTGAGCAAATGGTTTCTTTAAACTTAATTTCTGAGATTCCAGATCAGGCGATTATTAATGAATACCTTCCAGGTCAAGGGATCACGTCCCATATTGACTGTAAACCCTGTTTTACTGATACGATTGTCTCTCTGAGTCTGAACTCACCCTGCGTGATGAACTTTGACTGTACCGTTAACGGTGAGCGGCAATCAAAATTACTCAAACCTAGAAGTTTAGTCATATTACAAGGAGAATCCCGGTATCTTTGGAAACATGGCATTCCACCTCGTAAGAGTGACCAGTGGGAAAATCAGAAAATTATGCGCGATCGCCGCATATCCATCACCTTTAGGAAAGTGATTGTTTAG
- a CDS encoding class I SAM-dependent methyltransferase, which produces MKLNQAMKAVIDATIAKQYEQQSTCEVWRKTVMRKDDSAQRYHILRQGKADFMAGEAGLSPLQTVILYCRHYMQMHLASSRYLFKLFSMAKSTVDYPLHTDGVTMIDFGCGPMTSGLALATHIQELHQKKATINYIGIDHSAAMLEMAAVFSDRRELFTTASNFQFQQKCHHAEELIEMINHLEKDGPKSTIILNFSYLFASETLDHKQLAHTINGLLKYFGERKIVFFFQNPPGDYLNKKWILFKEELAFNLESTTNQILVPYYEYQFFKTNKVDVPKRAINLYYEILRNY; this is translated from the coding sequence ATGAAACTGAATCAAGCGATGAAGGCAGTAATCGACGCAACCATTGCGAAGCAATATGAGCAGCAAAGCACCTGTGAGGTATGGCGAAAAACAGTGATGCGTAAAGATGATTCCGCCCAGCGCTATCACATCCTACGTCAGGGTAAAGCAGACTTTATGGCTGGAGAAGCAGGGCTGAGTCCATTACAGACGGTCATCCTATATTGTCGCCACTATATGCAGATGCACCTAGCCAGTAGCCGCTACCTGTTTAAGCTATTCAGCATGGCAAAATCAACCGTTGACTACCCTTTACATACCGACGGGGTAACAATGATTGACTTCGGTTGTGGCCCCATGACCTCTGGTCTGGCCTTAGCTACTCATATCCAGGAGCTCCATCAGAAAAAAGCCACCATCAACTACATCGGCATCGACCACTCAGCCGCCATGCTGGAAATGGCAGCAGTCTTTAGCGATCGCCGAGAACTCTTTACCACTGCCTCTAATTTTCAGTTCCAGCAAAAGTGCCATCATGCAGAAGAGCTCATTGAAATGATCAATCACCTGGAAAAGGACGGCCCAAAATCCACCATCATCCTCAACTTTTCCTACCTATTTGCGAGTGAGACCTTAGACCACAAGCAGTTAGCCCATACCATTAATGGACTACTGAAATATTTCGGAGAAAGAAAGATTGTTTTTTTCTTTCAAAATCCCCCAGGAGATTACTTAAATAAAAAATGGATTCTCTTCAAAGAAGAGTTAGCTTTTAATCTGGAAAGTACCACAAACCAGATTTTGGTACCTTACTACGAATATCAATTTTTCAAAACAAATAAAGTAGATGTGCCAAAACGAGCGATAAATCTATACTACGAAATCCTAAGAAATTACTAA
- a CDS encoding Abi family protein, which yields MQLQRPSYNKFAHFQEAISSNRLEAYRSASSDNEYHLLANYLWNISLCESLYPALHAFEIALRNSMNEAISRLFYKDWLHKKYSKILDNKESKIIEDAFRRLEKEKKIASTSNLISTLTLGFWVSLSYSRYEDANKLYPKLFRDSDFLPHLPKSKRTRKIICKSFTSIRKLRNKIFHHDPIWKDRNLQAEYDNILEAIQWMSPVLYETTKELSRFPDIYIEERIKYQEILKKTILNESETMSLKKFDDFITNRQGQIKTIKIRGKKIQYENCRLID from the coding sequence ATGCAACTACAACGGCCTAGCTATAATAAGTTTGCACATTTTCAAGAAGCTATATCCTCCAACAGGCTAGAGGCATATAGAAGTGCTTCGTCAGACAATGAATATCATTTATTAGCTAATTATCTATGGAATATCAGTTTATGCGAATCACTTTACCCTGCGTTGCATGCTTTTGAAATAGCCCTAAGAAATAGTATGAATGAAGCAATATCACGATTATTTTACAAAGACTGGCTACACAAGAAATATTCAAAAATACTAGATAATAAAGAAAGTAAAATTATTGAAGATGCATTTAGAAGATTAGAGAAAGAGAAAAAAATAGCATCGACAAGTAACTTAATATCAACGCTTACTTTAGGTTTTTGGGTATCTCTTTCATATTCTAGATATGAAGACGCAAATAAATTATATCCCAAATTATTTCGAGATAGTGATTTTCTGCCTCATCTTCCTAAAAGTAAACGCACAAGAAAAATAATATGTAAATCGTTTACTTCTATTAGAAAACTCAGAAATAAAATATTTCATCATGATCCTATATGGAAAGATAGAAATTTGCAAGCAGAATACGATAATATTCTTGAAGCAATACAATGGATGAGTCCAGTATTATATGAAACAACAAAAGAACTATCTCGATTTCCAGATATTTACATTGAAGAGCGTATAAAATATCAAGAAATTCTTAAAAAGACAATATTAAATGAATCAGAAACAATGAGTTTAAAGAAATTTGACGATTTTATAACCAATAGACAAGGTCAAATAAAGACTATCAAAATAAGAGGCAAGAAAATTCAATATGAAAATTGCAGACTAATTGACTAA
- a CDS encoding ATP-binding protein produces MIVLFLIGSPASGKSFISKYYKKINQNSYIVSTDCLRFDLFGNEKIQGKWSVIERKIFKEIQDNIAQGKNIIYDATNAKRAWRMSFICKLRKVIEQEIDIIGWHLKTPLDVCKTWNKKRSRQVPEEVIEEYYQALKQFPPIAAEGFTAVYDVPYRDGSLDLSVLDEKLAKLSKTQTNRRNRTQHRKIEYHQYSRLLDFERLMYLISLLIQYPGLGNLQQTDPETLKNISGIPETYTQPIEEIAAVLSQTQHPIYADSEALQQDLDWLTANQLMGTGVVSGSLQLQTIELTDEEATHRYSDREPFTRLISTIRFILHNPFFYDPSLGSLQTLVEAMESQNIVNFDSSSNIRKDIEKVLKPYGILPNRPMKKGYCIGTGILSENDLLEVFQLLQAQVQSLEDPLALELYQRFQERLSNLGQSPQSPYPVRAIHNRNIVDLSQLSATALPARIQDVERAISTGRALELSRIPHGGRFANTPNSKGIFSAYPIQIVFYDIAWYLGFEILTGDEIGLLSFERIDRLQLLRELPQQRPTKERDLALKKLTKLIKSSGSIFIGNRVADQKKYLSQEQGVKKEVEITVELLCTEKIFRFISEGNQRFPKSQMKMSARISGSTANRNKAPYTLPRSSDKTYPHRFQVTLPKWALDDINLLRWIVGFGKQVKVVNPPDLVNTVKSHGEGIAKIYTVKS; encoded by the coding sequence ATGATTGTTCTTTTTTTGATTGGTTCTCCGGCATCGGGTAAGTCGTTTATTTCTAAATATTATAAAAAAATAAATCAAAACTCTTATATAGTATCTACTGATTGTTTGAGATTTGACTTATTTGGTAATGAAAAAATACAAGGTAAATGGTCAGTAATTGAGAGGAAGATTTTTAAAGAAATTCAAGACAACATAGCACAAGGAAAAAATATTATCTACGACGCAACCAATGCCAAACGAGCTTGGCGTATGTCATTTATCTGTAAACTTAGAAAAGTCATAGAGCAAGAAATAGATATTATTGGTTGGCACCTCAAGACTCCCTTGGATGTTTGTAAAACTTGGAATAAAAAACGCTCTCGGCAAGTCCCAGAGGAAGTGATTGAAGAATATTACCAAGCCCTCAAACAATTCCCACCCATTGCCGCTGAGGGATTTACCGCCGTCTATGACGTGCCCTATAGAGATGGTTCGCTTGATCTTTCTGTGCTTGATGAAAAATTGGCTAAACTCAGCAAAACTCAGACTAATCGCCGCAATCGGACTCAACACCGAAAAATTGAATACCATCAATATTCTCGTCTCCTAGACTTTGAGCGTCTGATGTACTTAATCAGCCTGCTCATCCAATATCCTGGCCTAGGGAACCTACAGCAAACCGACCCAGAAACCCTGAAAAACATCAGCGGTATCCCAGAGACATATACTCAACCTATTGAGGAGATTGCTGCTGTTCTCAGTCAAACCCAGCATCCAATCTATGCAGATAGTGAAGCTTTACAACAGGATTTAGACTGGCTCACTGCGAACCAACTAATGGGAACCGGTGTAGTCAGTGGTTCTTTGCAGCTTCAAACCATTGAATTAACAGATGAAGAGGCAACACATCGCTACTCGGATCGTGAACCATTCACTCGGTTAATCAGTACCATACGTTTCATCCTACATAATCCCTTTTTTTATGATCCTAGTCTCGGCAGTCTACAGACCCTAGTAGAAGCAATGGAGAGCCAAAACATTGTGAACTTTGATTCTTCTAGTAATATCCGTAAAGATATTGAAAAGGTGCTTAAACCTTATGGTATTTTACCCAACCGACCGATGAAAAAAGGCTACTGTATTGGTACAGGTATTCTGTCAGAGAATGACCTGCTTGAGGTTTTTCAATTACTCCAGGCCCAAGTACAAAGTCTAGAAGATCCCCTTGCCTTAGAGCTTTACCAACGGTTTCAGGAACGTCTCAGTAATCTGGGACAGTCGCCCCAAAGTCCCTATCCGGTGCGAGCCATCCATAACCGAAACATCGTGGACTTAAGTCAACTATCCGCCACTGCCCTACCGGCGAGGATTCAAGACGTAGAGCGAGCGATCAGTACAGGCAGAGCTTTAGAACTTAGTCGAATTCCCCATGGAGGACGCTTTGCAAATACCCCAAACTCCAAAGGTATCTTTAGTGCCTACCCAATTCAAATCGTGTTTTACGACATTGCTTGGTATCTGGGATTTGAAATCCTAACGGGAGACGAAATTGGTCTACTGTCCTTTGAGCGGATTGATCGCCTTCAACTTTTGCGAGAACTCCCCCAACAACGTCCTACGAAAGAACGGGACTTAGCCCTGAAAAAACTAACCAAGCTGATCAAGAGTAGCGGCAGTATCTTCATCGGCAATCGGGTAGCTGATCAGAAGAAGTACCTAAGTCAAGAGCAAGGCGTCAAAAAAGAGGTAGAAATTACTGTTGAACTGCTATGCACAGAGAAAATTTTCCGCTTTATCAGCGAAGGAAATCAACGTTTCCCGAAAAGTCAGATGAAAATGTCGGCTCGGATTAGCGGCTCTACAGCTAACCGGAACAAAGCACCATATACTTTGCCACGGTCATCTGATAAAACATATCCCCATCGGTTTCAGGTCACCTTGCCTAAATGGGCCTTAGATGACATCAACCTCCTGCGCTGGATTGTGGGCTTCGGCAAGCAAGTAAAAGTTGTGAACCCCCCAGACTTAGTGAATACCGTTAAAAGCCATGGAGAAGGGATCGCCAAAATCTACACGGTAAAATCGTAA
- a CDS encoding DNA/RNA non-specific endonuclease translates to MRDIKWAIALAKSIIKHPIRAIPLLIGIGLVFFGAQNYEPPTEPNEAQNSAPTQSQPTDSQGATAPQAAIAQNNPCPVHLPNGLPTGTPATNDLVVRDIYCLSSNDRSKFADWVAFRLDRATITGSSDQDREWEADPKIHRDETLEPEDFRGAYKWGNYDRGHLAPLASFRGKNWQQVNYLSNITPQKAALNRGTWKELEDYERDLVQEYGEVYVIVGTAYDNQPLSLINADEPNDIPDYFWRIIQYGNTTEAYLLPQETPSSTDFRQGKTTVQEIERWTGLNFGLQK, encoded by the coding sequence ATGAGAGACATCAAGTGGGCGATCGCCTTAGCCAAATCAATCATCAAGCATCCCATCCGAGCTATCCCTTTATTGATTGGCATCGGCCTAGTCTTTTTTGGCGCACAAAATTACGAACCCCCCACGGAACCCAACGAGGCGCAAAACTCTGCTCCAACTCAATCCCAACCGACAGACTCCCAAGGTGCAACTGCCCCGCAAGCGGCGATTGCCCAGAATAATCCTTGTCCTGTGCATCTTCCCAATGGTTTACCCACCGGAACGCCAGCCACTAATGACCTAGTGGTGCGAGATATCTACTGCCTCAGTTCAAACGACCGCAGCAAGTTTGCTGATTGGGTTGCCTTCCGCTTAGACCGAGCCACCATCACTGGCAGTTCTGACCAAGACCGGGAATGGGAAGCAGATCCCAAAATTCACCGTGATGAAACCCTCGAACCCGAAGACTTTCGCGGAGCCTACAAATGGGGTAACTACGACCGAGGCCACCTAGCACCCTTGGCATCATTCCGAGGTAAGAACTGGCAGCAGGTGAACTATCTCAGCAACATCACTCCCCAGAAAGCTGCCTTGAACCGAGGCACTTGGAAAGAATTAGAAGACTATGAACGGGATTTAGTACAGGAATACGGTGAGGTTTATGTGATTGTTGGCACTGCCTATGATAATCAGCCCCTCAGCCTCATCAATGCCGACGAGCCTAACGATATTCCTGACTACTTTTGGCGCATTATTCAATATGGAAATACTACTGAAGCTTATCTGCTTCCCCAAGAAACCCCGAGTAGTACTGATTTCCGTCAAGGCAAAACGACTGTTCAGGAGATTGAGCGGTGGACTGGTTTGAATTTTGGCTTACAAAAATGA
- a CDS encoding type II toxin-antitoxin system RelE/ParE family toxin, translated as MSAKRLSARFYQTESGNEPVRDWLQQLEQSERKIIGADIKTVEYGWPIGMPTCRPMGKGLYEVRSSLPGGKIARVLFCIFEGQMVLLHGFIKKTQKAPQQELNLALKRKSNLEATK; from the coding sequence ATGAGTGCAAAACGTTTATCTGCCCGGTTCTATCAAACAGAAAGCGGTAATGAGCCTGTGCGGGACTGGCTACAGCAGCTTGAGCAATCGGAAAGAAAAATCATCGGTGCTGATATCAAAACAGTTGAATATGGCTGGCCAATTGGAATGCCGACTTGTCGCCCTATGGGGAAAGGACTCTATGAGGTGCGCTCTAGTCTTCCTGGGGGCAAGATTGCTAGGGTTCTGTTTTGCATCTTTGAAGGGCAAATGGTGTTACTGCATGGCTTCATTAAAAAAACGCAGAAGGCCCCACAGCAGGAGCTTAATTTAGCACTCAAACGAAAGAGTAACCTGGAGGCAACAAAATGA
- a CDS encoding reverse transcriptase domain-containing protein: MPNQVKNKNLFYKSKGEFAKNNKTLVKSFRSLQTPQNVAVLLDVEYDKLIYHIYSSNVDERYKKFEVYKKSGGIRTITTPVTSLKFIQWKLNQVLNAVYQPKPAVHGFTLNKNILTNAQAHVGKRFVLNLDLEDFFPSINFGRVRGLFMAPPYQLPAGVATVLAQICCYDNQLPQGAPTSPIVSNMICAKMDTQLQRLAKECRATYTRYADDITFSTTLREFPEDLAYPVKTEEGTQFVLGDHLLQIIAENGFKINNQKTRLQTKGSHQEVTGLTVNQFPNVKRTYVRQIRAMLYAWEKFGLQQASQEYYFFYKDYNRLPLKFNNKSSEDDFVQVIKGKIEYLGMIRGKQDSIYRKYISKFNYLKNYNGR, encoded by the coding sequence ATGCCGAATCAAGTTAAAAATAAAAATTTATTCTACAAGTCGAAAGGAGAGTTTGCAAAAAATAACAAAACTCTTGTTAAAAGTTTTAGAAGTTTGCAGACTCCCCAGAACGTAGCTGTTTTGTTAGATGTTGAATATGATAAATTGATTTATCATATATATTCTTCTAATGTAGATGAACGCTATAAAAAATTTGAAGTATATAAAAAATCAGGTGGTATTCGTACCATTACAACACCTGTTACTTCGTTGAAATTTATTCAATGGAAACTAAATCAAGTATTAAATGCTGTTTATCAACCTAAGCCTGCTGTGCATGGCTTTACTTTAAATAAAAATATTTTAACTAATGCGCAAGCTCATGTTGGTAAAAGATTTGTTTTAAATCTTGATTTGGAGGACTTTTTTCCATCAATTAATTTTGGTCGAGTACGTGGTCTTTTTATGGCTCCACCTTATCAATTGCCAGCAGGTGTGGCGACGGTATTAGCTCAAATTTGTTGCTATGATAATCAGCTACCGCAAGGTGCTCCTACGTCGCCGATTGTGAGTAATATGATTTGCGCCAAAATGGATACTCAGCTCCAGCGTTTGGCGAAAGAATGTCGAGCTACTTATACGCGTTATGCTGATGATATTACTTTTTCAACAACTTTACGTGAGTTTCCTGAAGATCTCGCTTATCCCGTTAAGACAGAAGAGGGTACTCAATTTGTTTTAGGTGATCATCTTTTACAAATTATCGCTGAAAACGGTTTCAAGATTAATAATCAGAAAACTCGACTGCAAACTAAAGGTAGTCATCAAGAGGTAACTGGTCTTACAGTTAATCAGTTTCCTAATGTAAAGCGTACTTATGTTCGTCAAATTAGGGCAATGCTTTATGCTTGGGAAAAATTTGGCTTACAGCAGGCGTCACAAGAATATTATTTTTTTTATAAAGATTATAATAGACTTCCACTAAAGTTCAATAATAAAAGCTCAGAAGATGACTTTGTCCAAGTAATTAAAGGAAAAATTGAGTATTTGGGTATGATAAGAGGGAAACAAGATTCTATATATAGAAAATATATTTCTAAATTCAATTATCTAAAAAATTATAATGGAAGATAA
- a CDS encoding XRE family transcriptional regulator: protein MTDNQRIGSSLDGLLEEDGILAEVNALALKRVLAWQLSQEMERQGLSRSQMAASMKTSRSSLQRLLDPENTSVTLKTMEKAAAIVGKRLRIELDDIQESANGLSAS from the coding sequence ATGACAGACAATCAGCGTATCGGTTCTTCCTTGGATGGCCTGTTAGAAGAAGATGGCATTCTGGCCGAAGTTAATGCTTTAGCCCTCAAGCGGGTATTGGCTTGGCAACTAAGTCAGGAAATGGAAAGACAAGGCTTAAGTCGTTCTCAGATGGCAGCTTCGATGAAGACAAGCCGTTCTTCTTTACAAAGATTGCTTGATCCTGAAAATACCTCGGTGACGCTGAAGACTATGGAAAAGGCAGCGGCGATCGTTGGGAAACGTTTGCGGATTGAGTTAGATGATATTCAGGAGTCTGCAAATGGTCTATCTGCTTCCTAA
- a CDS encoding TolC family protein: MATLTQCQIENDPDLQVIVQAKNVEASRLENLEASVDYQRDRRWTTWLNPNPIGIIQNLFGGGDRQRAEIQIRTTEAQADASRLNLVEADIRTEMRRQAIADQIQADLDQLAQLETELTAEQKRLQLFEIYFQRGQGSPAEYLNFQNRLAQLTAKKENLTAKINDICEDEQ; the protein is encoded by the coding sequence TTGGCGACCCTGACCCAATGCCAGATCGAGAATGACCCCGACCTACAAGTTATTGTCCAGGCTAAAAATGTGGAAGCATCTCGCCTTGAAAATCTTGAAGCTTCTGTTGACTACCAACGCGATCGCCGCTGGACGACTTGGTTAAACCCCAATCCCATCGGTATCATTCAAAATCTCTTTGGGGGTGGCGATCGCCAACGCGCCGAAATCCAAATCCGCACCACCGAAGCCCAAGCCGATGCCAGTCGCCTCAATTTAGTAGAAGCTGATATCAGAACTGAAATGAGAAGACAGGCGATCGCCGACCAAATCCAAGCCGACCTTGATCAACTGGCCCAACTTGAAACCGAACTCACCGCCGAGCAAAAACGCCTTCAACTTTTTGAAATCTACTTCCAGCGTGGCCAGGGTAGCCCTGCCGAATATCTCAATTTCCAGAATCGTTTGGCCCAACTAACCGCAAAAAAAGAGAACCTAACCGCAAAGATTAACGATATTTGCGAAGATGAACAGTAG